One window from the genome of Spirosoma rhododendri encodes:
- a CDS encoding phytase has translation MNYKPLLLLLGVVACQTQQHTIQTTSTADKSAADVVKPVVITDSVLHDTDDPAVWINPGDPAKSLIVGTDKDKDGGLYVFDLNGKLQADKTVRGLQRPDNVDIEYGLMLNGKPTDIAVATERLTHKLRIYSLPDMKPIDKGGLDMFVGETGTDYRDLMGISLYKNKAGVIYAIVGRKNGPTDGSYLWQYRLDDDGMGAVQATLVRKFGQYSGLKEIESIAVDDQLGYVYYSDEGKGVHQYYADPEKGNQELALFATTGFTEDHEGISIYNLTDSTGYILVSDQGANKFHIFTREGTAQNPFEHALVKVVTVKAAQSDGSETISVPLNGQFQYGLFIAMSDDRTFHLYRWEDIMPLSNRPLTNR, from the coding sequence ATGAACTACAAACCTCTTCTGCTACTGCTGGGCGTTGTCGCCTGTCAGACGCAGCAACATACAATTCAGACGACGTCGACGGCCGACAAATCGGCAGCGGACGTCGTTAAACCAGTCGTGATAACAGATTCCGTCCTGCACGATACCGACGATCCGGCCGTTTGGATCAATCCTGGCGATCCTGCTAAAAGCCTGATTGTCGGGACGGATAAAGACAAAGACGGCGGGCTCTACGTGTTCGACCTGAACGGCAAGCTACAGGCCGATAAAACGGTGCGTGGTCTGCAACGCCCCGACAATGTCGACATCGAATACGGCCTGATGTTGAACGGCAAACCCACCGACATCGCCGTAGCGACCGAGCGACTGACGCACAAGCTGCGCATCTACTCCCTGCCCGATATGAAGCCCATCGACAAAGGCGGACTCGATATGTTCGTGGGCGAAACCGGTACCGACTACCGCGATCTGATGGGTATCTCGCTCTATAAAAATAAAGCGGGTGTGATTTACGCCATCGTTGGTCGCAAAAACGGCCCCACAGACGGCTCGTATCTATGGCAGTATCGGCTCGATGACGACGGTATGGGGGCTGTACAGGCAACGCTGGTGCGTAAGTTCGGGCAATACAGCGGACTGAAAGAGATCGAGTCTATTGCTGTCGACGATCAGCTGGGCTATGTATATTATTCCGACGAAGGAAAGGGTGTTCACCAGTACTACGCCGATCCGGAGAAAGGGAATCAGGAACTGGCTCTGTTCGCGACGACCGGCTTCACCGAAGACCACGAAGGCATCTCAATTTACAACCTGACCGACAGCACCGGTTACATCCTGGTGTCGGATCAGGGAGCCAACAAGTTTCACATTTTCACGCGGGAGGGTACGGCGCAGAACCCGTTTGAACACGCGCTGGTGAAAGTCGTGACGGTAAAAGCTGCGCAAAGCGACGGGTCCGAAACGATTTCCGTGCCGCTGAACGGGCAGTTTCAATATGGTCTGTTCATCGCCATGAGCGACGATCGCACGTTTCATCTCTACCGGTGGGAAGATATCATGCCACTCAGCAACCGGCCACTCACGAACCGCTAG
- a CDS encoding right-handed parallel beta-helix repeat-containing protein: MKQLFMLAIGATLLLTGCSKTNDTSSTVTPTTTPTVNNSVSGDVSGVWSKGNTYNVTGHIQVPASQSLVIQEGVNVVFSDSTVKPEFIVKGNLYVVGTSASPVKFTVPDAWKTTANLFGNLWGGIIAAPTCTEMLIDNAILEYGGAVTTESSPSVKAGLYKAAAGNHVPAVNYSNVNGKLVIVNSRLNNQNEDGFYIEGGKVIIANNKIYTTGVSGGDAINIKSGVQADVAYNLVYSPNTNALKLSNTGDRTPQAYVIGYNNTIVNAGWRRPTIKGGSIWVEIAVRAELYNNLLANDRFGVKRDPKNPEDNRSKVSNNLYYGATQDGVTGFQTTSEILAGTSDVTSKTVGDNDPKFVNYPLSTDLKNATFNTAWDFRLMSGSPAIGKGTTSFTPMYSITGLSFANGTTYKSPVPSTTIGAYGAN; the protein is encoded by the coding sequence ATGAAACAACTGTTTATGCTGGCTATCGGCGCGACGCTGCTGCTGACCGGCTGTTCCAAAACCAACGATACAAGTTCGACCGTTACGCCAACGACGACCCCAACGGTCAACAATTCGGTATCGGGCGACGTGTCGGGTGTCTGGTCGAAAGGCAACACCTATAATGTCACGGGCCACATTCAGGTACCGGCCAGCCAGTCGCTGGTGATTCAGGAAGGGGTAAACGTCGTGTTCAGCGACTCGACGGTGAAGCCGGAATTTATCGTGAAAGGCAACCTGTACGTGGTGGGTACGTCGGCCAGCCCGGTGAAGTTTACCGTACCCGATGCCTGGAAAACCACGGCCAACCTGTTCGGGAATCTGTGGGGGGGCATCATTGCCGCGCCAACCTGTACGGAGATGCTTATCGACAACGCCATTCTGGAATATGGCGGTGCCGTTACGACCGAAAGTTCACCGTCGGTAAAAGCGGGTCTGTACAAAGCCGCAGCGGGCAACCACGTACCGGCCGTCAACTACTCGAACGTCAACGGTAAGCTGGTTATCGTCAATAGCCGGTTAAACAACCAGAATGAAGACGGTTTCTACATCGAAGGCGGTAAAGTGATTATCGCCAACAACAAGATTTACACCACGGGTGTATCGGGTGGCGATGCCATCAACATCAAGTCGGGCGTGCAGGCCGACGTTGCGTACAATCTGGTTTATAGCCCGAACACCAACGCGCTGAAACTCTCGAACACCGGCGACCGCACCCCACAAGCCTACGTAATTGGCTACAACAACACCATCGTAAACGCGGGCTGGCGTCGGCCAACCATCAAGGGCGGATCGATCTGGGTGGAAATTGCGGTACGCGCCGAACTGTATAACAACCTGCTGGCCAACGACCGTTTCGGTGTCAAGCGTGATCCGAAAAATCCGGAAGACAACCGTTCAAAAGTGAGCAACAACCTGTACTACGGCGCTACGCAGGATGGCGTAACCGGCTTCCAGACCACCAGCGAAATTCTGGCTGGTACGAGCGACGTTACCAGCAAAACGGTGGGCGATAACGATCCGAAATTTGTGAACTACCCGCTCAGCACCGACCTGAAAAACGCGACCTTCAACACGGCCTGGGATTTCCGCCTGATGAGCGGTTCGCCCGCCATCGGTAAAGGCACCACAAGCTTCACGCCCATGTACTCAATCACCGGTCTGAGCTTCGCCAACGGTACCACCTACAAATCGCCCGTCCCCTCGACCACCATCGGCGCCTACGGGGCGAACTAG
- a CDS encoding TonB-dependent receptor has translation MRTIYWLILVGLITAQVASAATLRGRATDAVTGETIIGATVRLEATKLYAVTGLDGTYIIRNVPRGTHTLQISYISYQATARQVTIDQPELVVDFALQSDEKVLSEVIVSGKRDGSSDNTARDLERNAHQITNVVSGRTIELSPDLTVANVIQRVSGISIERNSNGDGQYAILRGMDKRYNYTLVNGVKIPSPDNRYRYVPLDIFPSELLDRLEVYKALTPSMEGDAVGGAINMVMRDAPDRPTVLANLATGYSELFANRPFVRFDTKNINPQSPYEQFGNAYSAKSTDFNKASSTYTSATPPPNLIGSFAIGNRFLNRRLGVMLAGSLQNTFRGSNSLFFTGDVVDTLRGVTLDKQSERQYSEHQTRYGVHAKIDYRFGNGGGPGRHKLQWFNAFIGLNNAQIRETKTTQLGIGGYDPVQGNATLGFETRSRLTQQKIYNSTLQGTHQLTDVLALNWSAVYSLATNAVPDQTYISLLGTRKNFVETRTTVQDGQRRWEHNTDNDLAGYLNLTLKTNLLNTQVKWMAGGSTATNDARIFTITTPSDPATRLRSTASTLLITTRSATLSRIRWDRWRRR, from the coding sequence ATGCGAACAATTTACTGGCTTATCCTTGTCGGGCTGATAACCGCTCAGGTAGCATCGGCTGCTACCCTCCGAGGGCGGGCAACGGATGCTGTTACGGGCGAAACAATCATTGGCGCAACGGTTCGGCTGGAAGCCACAAAGCTCTACGCCGTAACGGGCCTCGACGGTACCTATATCATCCGGAATGTACCGAGGGGTACCCACACCCTTCAGATCAGCTATATCAGTTATCAGGCTACGGCTCGGCAGGTGACGATCGATCAGCCCGAACTTGTGGTTGACTTTGCGCTCCAGTCCGACGAGAAGGTGCTGAGTGAGGTTATCGTGTCGGGTAAGCGCGACGGCAGCAGCGACAACACCGCCCGCGACCTCGAACGCAATGCCCACCAGATTACCAACGTCGTATCGGGCCGCACCATCGAACTGTCGCCCGACCTAACCGTTGCCAACGTCATACAACGCGTGTCGGGTATCAGCATCGAACGAAACTCCAACGGCGACGGTCAGTACGCGATCCTGCGCGGGATGGACAAACGGTACAACTACACGCTGGTCAACGGGGTGAAGATACCCAGCCCTGACAACCGCTACCGCTACGTCCCGCTCGACATTTTTCCGTCGGAACTGCTCGACCGGCTGGAGGTCTACAAAGCACTTACGCCCAGCATGGAAGGCGATGCGGTCGGCGGTGCCATCAACATGGTCATGCGCGACGCCCCTGACCGGCCAACCGTACTGGCGAACCTGGCAACCGGCTACAGCGAACTCTTTGCCAACCGGCCGTTTGTGCGCTTCGATACGAAAAACATTAACCCCCAATCGCCCTACGAGCAGTTCGGAAATGCGTATTCGGCCAAATCGACGGATTTCAACAAAGCTTCATCGACCTATACCTCAGCAACCCCTCCGCCCAACCTGATCGGGAGCTTCGCCATCGGCAACCGTTTTCTGAACCGGCGGCTGGGCGTAATGCTGGCGGGGAGTCTGCAAAACACATTTCGGGGCAGCAACAGCCTGTTCTTCACCGGCGACGTAGTCGATACACTGCGCGGAGTTACGCTCGACAAGCAAAGCGAACGGCAGTATTCCGAACACCAGACTCGCTACGGCGTTCACGCCAAGATCGACTACCGGTTCGGTAACGGCGGTGGGCCTGGCCGGCATAAACTTCAGTGGTTCAACGCATTTATTGGGCTAAACAACGCGCAGATTCGCGAAACGAAAACGACGCAACTGGGCATCGGTGGTTACGATCCGGTGCAGGGTAATGCAACGCTGGGCTTTGAAACCCGCTCGCGGCTGACGCAGCAGAAAATCTACAACAGCACCCTACAGGGCACCCACCAACTCACCGACGTGCTGGCCCTCAACTGGTCGGCGGTGTATTCGCTGGCCACCAATGCCGTTCCTGATCAAACGTATATCTCGCTGCTGGGCACCCGGAAAAACTTCGTGGAAACCCGTACGACCGTGCAGGACGGGCAGCGACGGTGGGAACACAACACCGACAACGACCTCGCCGGTTACCTGAACCTGACGCTGAAAACCAACCTGCTGAATACGCAGGTGAAATGGATGGCCGGGGGCTCTACCGCGACAAACGACGCACGAATTTTTACAATAACTACACCATCCGACCCAGCAACCCGTTTGCGGTCTACGGCGTCGACTTTACTGATTACAACCAGATCAGCTACGCTATCCAGAATCCGCTGGGATCGGTGGCGTCGGCGCTGA
- a CDS encoding TonB-dependent receptor domain-containing protein: MNYRNWLTVNGSFRFDQTSRFYKPTRAANFWSYPYYGVAVSFIATDAFPAIKGNTLNYLKLRANYNKNANDNIPLYGLDLTYPNGASFPYGNAVGLTVGNTLPDPNLKPEQVYSSEVGAEFQLFNNRVNVDVSAYTQTSKGQVITVRVPNSTGFQNLLINVGETRNWGYEAELKYLIARAGKFTWDASVRYSYNDNKVIDLYPGINEFQIGGLSYANTNVIKDSRFPILKTDGYQYAPDGSGRVLVNATTGYPLRNTSLLPRGGVLPRHIAGLGSKMEYGDFGFTFNFEYRGGNVMFSDLGRQMTFTGTGKWTEDRAPHIFPNSAYLGPDGTTVVPNTTVNVREAEYSLWVDNYRLISENFVTPAWFIKLRDINLSYRLPQRLMERTKIFSGASIALYGRNLLTIVDKLNYYTDPEFSYQGNPTPGSQATQVPTTNSAVGIGINTTGQTPPVRQYGVNINLTF; the protein is encoded by the coding sequence ATGAACTACCGTAACTGGCTGACGGTAAATGGTTCGTTCCGGTTCGATCAGACATCGCGCTTTTACAAGCCCACCCGCGCAGCCAACTTCTGGTCGTATCCTTACTATGGCGTAGCGGTGTCGTTTATTGCGACCGACGCGTTCCCGGCTATCAAGGGTAACACGCTGAACTACCTGAAACTACGGGCCAACTACAACAAGAACGCCAACGACAATATTCCCCTGTACGGATTGGATCTGACTTACCCCAACGGAGCCAGTTTCCCGTACGGTAATGCCGTAGGTCTAACGGTAGGCAATACACTTCCCGACCCGAACCTCAAGCCGGAGCAGGTCTATTCGAGTGAAGTTGGCGCAGAATTCCAGTTGTTCAATAACCGGGTAAACGTCGATGTGTCGGCGTATACACAGACGTCGAAAGGACAGGTTATTACCGTTCGTGTTCCTAACAGTACTGGTTTCCAGAACCTGCTGATCAACGTGGGCGAAACCCGTAACTGGGGCTACGAAGCCGAACTGAAGTATCTCATCGCCCGTGCCGGGAAGTTTACCTGGGATGCCAGTGTTCGTTACTCGTACAACGACAATAAAGTTATCGACTTGTACCCGGGTATCAACGAATTCCAGATCGGCGGTCTTTCGTATGCCAATACGAACGTAATCAAAGATTCGCGCTTCCCGATTCTGAAAACCGACGGCTACCAGTATGCACCGGATGGGTCGGGCCGGGTGCTGGTTAATGCCACGACGGGTTATCCCCTGCGCAATACGTCGCTGCTGCCACGTGGAGGTGTACTGCCCCGGCACATCGCGGGCTTGGGGTCGAAAATGGAATACGGCGATTTCGGCTTCACGTTCAACTTCGAGTATCGGGGTGGCAACGTAATGTTCAGCGACCTAGGTCGTCAGATGACATTCACCGGTACGGGTAAATGGACGGAAGATCGGGCACCCCATATCTTCCCAAACTCGGCTTACTTGGGTCCCGATGGCACAACGGTCGTGCCGAACACAACGGTTAACGTACGTGAGGCTGAATATTCGTTGTGGGTAGACAACTACCGGCTGATCTCGGAAAATTTCGTTACGCCAGCCTGGTTTATCAAACTCCGCGACATCAATCTGTCGTACCGTTTGCCCCAGCGCCTGATGGAACGGACGAAAATCTTCTCAGGGGCTAGTATCGCGCTGTATGGCCGCAACCTGCTGACGATTGTCGACAAACTGAACTACTACACGGACCCCGAATTCAGCTATCAGGGCAACCCTACGCCGGGCAGTCAGGCTACGCAAGTTCCTACGACTAACTCGGCAGTTGGTATCGGTATCAACACGACGGGGCAGACTCCGCCCGTTCGCCAGTACGGCGTCAACATCAACCTCACATTCTAG
- a CDS encoding TonB-dependent receptor domain-containing protein, protein MRPSNPFAVYGVDFTDYNQISYAIQNPLGSVASALNYDATEQTTSGYLQFRTVDKPLEVIGGLRVEHTNQGYAMKFPIGEDNPTGSQIYTDLLPSLNFRYRSNPLTNWRLSYFRSLNRPGFFEIVPYRIVNEEYQERGNPNLKRAIADNVDLRYEFFPRPLEQFMVGLFYKHIKDPIEYTLQKDAIRGQDLYYGPGNFGNATNFGLELDAIKYFRQWGVKANYTYTNSSITTPKSKRIRNAQGDLQTITVNQTRALYGQSAHIANLSLLYRDTNHGWDGQLAASYTGPRINTVSQFVDNDLYQKGFIQMDASLEKRIGKTGLLLFGKANNLLNTPAEIFIRNINKNNGDAPNQDLPGQTLIRRDFYQRSYVLGVRYKL, encoded by the coding sequence ATCCGACCCAGCAACCCGTTTGCGGTCTACGGCGTCGACTTTACTGATTACAACCAGATCAGCTACGCTATCCAGAATCCGCTGGGATCGGTGGCGTCGGCGCTGAACTACGACGCGACGGAGCAGACGACATCGGGTTATCTGCAATTCCGCACGGTCGATAAACCGCTGGAAGTCATCGGCGGGCTACGGGTTGAGCACACCAATCAGGGGTACGCCATGAAATTCCCGATTGGCGAAGACAACCCCACCGGCAGTCAGATTTATACCGATCTGCTGCCCAGCCTAAACTTCCGCTACCGGTCTAACCCGCTGACTAACTGGCGGCTGTCGTACTTCCGCTCGCTGAACCGGCCCGGCTTTTTCGAGATCGTACCGTACCGCATCGTCAACGAAGAGTACCAGGAGCGGGGCAACCCCAACCTGAAACGCGCCATCGCCGACAACGTCGACCTGCGCTACGAATTCTTTCCCCGCCCACTGGAGCAGTTTATGGTCGGCCTGTTCTACAAGCACATCAAAGACCCCATCGAATACACGCTGCAAAAAGACGCCATCCGGGGGCAGGACCTGTACTACGGGCCGGGCAACTTCGGTAACGCCACCAACTTCGGACTCGAACTCGACGCGATAAAGTACTTCCGGCAGTGGGGCGTAAAGGCAAACTACACCTACACCAATTCGAGCATCACCACGCCCAAGTCGAAGCGCATCCGCAACGCCCAGGGCGATCTGCAAACGATCACCGTCAACCAGACGCGCGCACTGTACGGACAGTCGGCCCACATCGCCAATCTGTCGCTGCTGTATCGCGACACGAACCACGGCTGGGATGGGCAGCTTGCCGCCAGCTACACCGGGCCGCGTATCAACACGGTATCGCAGTTTGTGGATAACGACCTGTACCAGAAGGGATTCATTCAGATGGATGCGTCGCTGGAAAAGCGAATCGGTAAAACGGGCCTGCTCCTATTCGGCAAAGCGAATAACCTGCTCAATACACCCGCCGAGATTTTTATCCGGAACATCAACAAAAACAACGGCGACGCGCCCAATCAGGACTTACCAGGCCAAACGCTGATCCGGCGCGACTTCTACCAGCGGTCGTACGTGCTGGGTGTCCGCTACAAGCTGTAA
- a CDS encoding carboxypeptidase-like regulatory domain-containing protein has translation MRKFLLTQFLLCLLAIPLLAQDRVVSGKITSSEDNSALPGVNITIKGTTRGVTSDADGNYSISVPTTATTLVYSFIGYKRQEEAIGNKNIVNVILAADASTLQEFVVTAQGIRKNPRELGYAVSNVKTEDVTVGRSPQLAQALSGKVTGLAVYNVNNSVDPAVKIVLRGYRSLTGNNEALVVLDGMQTTSTVLSTINPVDIESVSILKGGQAATLYGSAGINGAIIITTKKGNKGKLKVSYSNSTNFDQISFMPQLQDKYGSGSHYATSFGGTGYKTDYLERMKDNWRSYENQQYGDQFDGSTRIQGRTAEDGSQLLIPYTAIPNARRKAFNTGVSVNNQINFQGGDETSSFYLSLENQSINGIVPGDKSNRTGTRLSATKEYGKLTASFNAAYVQNVVDRTSSDFYNNILNQPANLPLSDLRNWQTNPLANPNGFYNDYYNNPYFEADNNRLKYKDANLNGNVNLTLRATPWLSFVERLGVLNNSRTGKNTTGKFTYTDWAKNSAFIPSPFFRDGDGTGIYRAITDIQGSVLDYSGTENVINNEFQIQLAKDFGPLTNRLILGNSLYQRTTNNIAVGSSSIVVPDVYNVSNRQGILTGGRF, from the coding sequence ATGCGTAAATTTCTACTAACACAGTTTTTGCTGTGTTTACTTGCTATTCCCTTGTTGGCTCAGGACCGGGTCGTCAGCGGGAAGATCACTTCATCAGAAGACAACTCCGCACTACCGGGGGTCAACATCACGATCAAAGGCACCACCCGTGGTGTCACGTCGGATGCTGACGGCAATTACAGCATCAGCGTACCGACTACGGCAACTACACTGGTGTACTCGTTCATCGGCTACAAAAGGCAGGAAGAGGCTATTGGCAATAAGAACATTGTCAACGTCATACTGGCAGCCGACGCGTCGACATTGCAGGAGTTCGTCGTGACGGCGCAGGGTATCCGCAAAAACCCGCGGGAGCTTGGTTATGCCGTGTCAAACGTCAAAACTGAAGACGTAACTGTAGGTCGCTCGCCCCAATTGGCGCAGGCCTTATCGGGCAAAGTAACGGGTCTGGCCGTTTATAATGTCAATAACAGCGTTGATCCGGCAGTTAAGATTGTACTGCGGGGTTACCGATCGCTGACGGGTAACAACGAAGCCCTTGTCGTACTTGATGGTATGCAGACCACGTCGACCGTTCTATCGACGATAAACCCGGTCGATATCGAAAGCGTATCGATTCTGAAAGGTGGCCAGGCCGCAACGCTGTACGGCTCGGCCGGTATCAACGGAGCAATCATCATCACGACCAAGAAAGGCAATAAGGGTAAGCTCAAAGTTTCGTACTCCAACAGCACGAACTTCGATCAGATCAGCTTCATGCCCCAGCTTCAGGATAAGTACGGTTCAGGTTCGCACTACGCGACTTCGTTTGGCGGAACGGGCTACAAGACCGACTATCTGGAGCGGATGAAAGACAACTGGCGGTCATACGAAAACCAGCAGTATGGCGATCAGTTCGACGGGTCAACCCGGATTCAGGGTCGTACGGCAGAAGATGGTAGTCAGCTGCTGATCCCGTACACGGCCATTCCAAATGCCCGCCGGAAAGCGTTCAATACCGGCGTTTCGGTCAACAACCAAATCAATTTTCAGGGGGGCGACGAAACCAGCTCTTTTTACCTGTCCCTCGAAAATCAGTCGATAAACGGTATTGTGCCCGGCGACAAGAGCAACCGCACGGGAACACGGCTGTCTGCGACGAAAGAGTATGGTAAACTGACGGCCAGTTTCAACGCAGCCTACGTACAGAATGTGGTTGACCGGACATCGTCGGATTTTTACAACAACATACTTAATCAGCCGGCCAACCTGCCCCTGAGCGACCTGCGCAACTGGCAAACAAATCCGCTGGCCAACCCCAATGGGTTCTACAACGATTACTACAATAATCCGTATTTCGAAGCTGACAACAACCGGCTTAAATACAAGGATGCCAACTTGAATGGTAACGTCAATCTGACGCTTCGGGCTACGCCCTGGCTGTCGTTTGTCGAGCGGCTGGGTGTGCTAAACAACTCCCGGACGGGTAAGAATACGACTGGCAAATTCACCTATACCGACTGGGCGAAGAACAGCGCCTTCATTCCGTCTCCCTTCTTCCGGGATGGCGACGGCACGGGTATTTACCGGGCCATCACCGACATTCAGGGTTCGGTGCTGGATTATTCGGGTACGGAAAACGTCATCAACAACGAATTCCAGATTCAACTGGCGAAGGATTTCGGACCGCTGACGAACCGATTGATTCTGGGTAACAGCCTGTATCAGCGGACGACCAACAACATAGCTGTCGGATCAAGCTCAATCGTTGTTCCCGATGTATACAACGTGTCGAACCGGCAGGGTATCCTGACGGGGGGCAGATTCTGA
- a CDS encoding tetratricopeptide repeat protein, whose product MRLNRQLAQATQRGDLSGQADKQQQLGLLLYHQGNYASGIRHLLQAQNILRRTDQADRLAENLNQLGTVYYYNRQPRLARRQFDEAEDIYQRTQNWLGLAQTYGNIGHLYEKEGDLPTALHYQHRALAQHRGTRQPASLAVIYENLGSIYEDQARYDSARFYYQSALRLLPSADRSGQIGLINNLGDIYRKTGQYTPALQQYRQSVRQARQLNDKYQLNGAYRDMGKTFQLLAQHDSAYHYFEASHDLTDTLYAIETNRQIALMQTLHDVERKDNQIAQLHDRERLNVLITGGTIAGLLLTGGLALVIISRQRLKIRTEAARSQQATQIYQTQRDLMEAELTNKQLSEENLRYQLQLKGQQLTSHTLHLIQKNQVLDDLRADLNTLLSDDKRDQRRQLKQVVQKIGQSFSHDKNWDDFRATFDQVHPRFMADLLRQHPDLTSAELRLAALLRMNMTSADTATLLGISADSLRVSRYRLRKKLELGEGESLSAFVQRFGS is encoded by the coding sequence GTGCGGCTGAACCGGCAACTGGCGCAGGCCACTCAGCGAGGTGACCTGAGCGGGCAGGCCGACAAACAGCAACAGCTGGGTTTGTTGCTGTACCATCAGGGTAATTACGCGTCCGGAATCCGGCATCTGCTACAGGCGCAGAACATACTGCGCCGGACGGATCAGGCCGATCGGCTGGCCGAAAATCTGAATCAGCTCGGTACGGTTTACTATTACAACCGGCAACCACGGCTGGCGCGCCGACAGTTCGATGAAGCGGAAGACATCTACCAACGAACGCAAAATTGGCTGGGCCTGGCGCAGACCTACGGCAACATTGGGCATCTGTACGAAAAAGAAGGCGATCTGCCCACGGCTTTGCACTACCAGCACCGGGCACTGGCCCAGCACCGGGGCACCCGTCAGCCCGCCAGCCTCGCGGTTATCTACGAGAACCTGGGCAGTATTTACGAAGATCAGGCCCGCTACGACTCCGCCCGATTCTACTATCAGTCGGCTTTGCGGTTGCTGCCCTCCGCCGACCGGAGTGGGCAGATTGGCCTGATCAACAACCTGGGGGATATTTATCGGAAAACGGGGCAGTACACCCCGGCGCTGCAACAGTACCGGCAAAGTGTTCGGCAGGCAAGACAACTGAATGATAAGTACCAGCTGAACGGGGCCTATCGCGACATGGGCAAGACGTTTCAGCTACTGGCGCAGCACGACAGTGCTTACCACTACTTCGAAGCCAGCCACGACCTGACCGACACGCTCTACGCCATCGAAACGAACCGACAAATTGCCCTTATGCAGACATTGCACGATGTCGAGCGCAAAGACAATCAGATTGCCCAGCTACACGATCGGGAACGCCTGAACGTACTTATTACGGGCGGTACTATCGCGGGGCTGTTACTAACCGGCGGGCTGGCACTGGTTATCATCAGTCGGCAACGGTTGAAAATCCGGACGGAAGCGGCTCGCTCACAGCAGGCGACTCAAATCTATCAGACGCAGCGCGACCTTATGGAGGCTGAACTGACCAACAAGCAGCTGTCGGAAGAAAATCTGCGCTACCAACTGCAACTGAAGGGGCAGCAACTGACATCACACACGCTGCACCTGATTCAGAAAAATCAGGTACTGGACGACCTGCGTGCTGACCTGAACACGCTGCTCAGCGACGACAAGCGCGACCAGCGCCGACAACTGAAGCAGGTCGTGCAGAAGATCGGGCAGAGTTTCAGCCATGACAAAAACTGGGATGATTTCCGGGCGACTTTCGATCAGGTTCACCCCCGGTTTATGGCCGATCTGCTGCGTCAGCACCCTGATCTGACGTCGGCCGAACTGCGGCTGGCGGCTCTGCTACGGATGAACATGACCTCGGCCGATACCGCCACCCTGCTTGGCATCTCGGCCGACAGTCTGCGCGTATCGCGCTACCGGCTACGCAAAAAGCTGGAGTTGGGAGAGGGCGAATCGCTGTCGGCTTTCGTGCAGCGTTTTGGGAGCTAG